The DNA region TGGTAATGGATGATGCTTCTTAAGAAGGGCCATCATTTAACACAACGATGGTTGTAATCAATAAAAATGTCCATTTAAGTCCATTAAAGTTAATTAAGGTTAAACATGATAAGGTGATGACATGCGATACATTGGATGTTGTTAATAGAGTTGAGTAAAATagtagagcgatagagagagataatAGAGTAGCTGTTCAAATGCAATTAGCTGTTGTGCTtgttttaaaggggcacaatgtaggatgacgtagtttgcgcggtgcccgtggcatgcctgtctcaaaatctacacagtcatgaaaaaattgCTGTGGTCGCAAGAGTTgcaagagtcatcgttcacttactagtgACTCAAATGAGCATCGGCTGGCTCGGGACAGTGATTGAtgtaacttttaatcctacatagagcccctttaatatGAATGGGACTGTATGAGGCGGTAAAGGGACAGTCTTCATGTTGTGCTTTTTGTTTGGTGACATCCGCTATGATGGGAAGATACATCTTTTCCTTAAAGGCATCTCTCCAAACTAATTTGTCTATGCTGATGCCAGTATAATGGGAGGCATACATAagcaactgtgtgcgtgtgtgcgtgcgtgcgtgcatgcatgtgagtgcacGAGTGtatgcgtgagtttgtgtgtgagttgaaGTGTTAATCATCAAGTTTGTGGGAGATCACGCATCACATATCTTTTAAACAGTAATGGACTCATGTTTTTTGTACcaagactgcgtgtgtgtgtgggtgtgtgcataacAGTGGACAACTACTCGACTCAGGCTAGTCAACTGTAGTCATGTAAAATGATGATTTAAAACAGGGGcacccaaactttactatgacaaCCCCCACATGGTGTTGACAGTGAAGGCAGTAGGTCAGCTTGCTTCTTGCCTCTGATccacccttctctttctctctccctccatccatccctccgtcctcacctcccctcactccttcactccctctctctcatgactCATGACTCATGCACTCGTCCAAGTAGGAAGAGTGGAATATAGTGATGATGACTaactgtgactctctctctctatctctctctctctctcccctctctctctctctctctctctctctctctctctctctctctctctctctctctcatacgtgTGGACACACTTCACACTCCACACTACAATGCAAAAAGCACCATTGAGTTGCATAGTGTATCTCTAAAGGACAACATATAACAGAAAAAGtacaagagaaaaaaacaaatgttgtttTATGACAAAAAATACTTGTTTTCAAAGGTTCTTTATGGGTTCACCGTTTTTGTAAAcacaatattgtgaggaggggcaagacactggcaggcaACCacctgagctaattttttgaccgacagcggtttccaacaatcagaggttgagttgcgtGCAGTcagttttgcgcagtcaggggaaagcaaaaatgtagaacccatgtataacttTATAACTTACAACattagccccttaacacacgacCTCTGTAATAAATTGTCACCATAATGAcattgaccaagtcataatgtattgctaaaggccctttgcactgtcatagtggtgcagTTCTACGGTATGTAGcaaagtttttcagtgactattacaacgttccactggtggaatggtgtaTGTTAAGGGGCTACGTAGTTGCTTCAAGTGTGCAACTTTCCAGTGTTTCATCAACTCCCAAGGTGTTCTGAATGTCAAGTTATGGCTTAATTGATAGTTATGGTTTATTTAATGGGAATAAATACACACCATGTAGGCTGCAACAGTCTAGGAGGAAGTATCTttgcatttgtagccataggctaattacCAATGCCAAAAGCAGAAGTGAAagaactgtgtgtgcatgtgcgtgtgcgcgtgcgtgtgcgcgtgcacgtgcgtgtgtgtgtgtgtgcgtgtgcgtccgggATAATGTGTGGGCATATGCGTGTGCGCTTCTGGGAACCCcggtatttgtgcgtgcgtgtatgtgtgtgtgtgtgtgtgtgtgtgtgtgtgtgtgtgtgtctgtgtgtctgtgtgtgtgtgtgtctgtctgtctgtgtgtgtgtgtgtgtgtgtgtgtgtgtgtgtgtgtgtgtgtgtgtgtgtgtgtgtgtgtgtgtgtgtgtgtgtgtgtgtgtgtgtgtgtgtgtgtgtgtgtgtgtgtgggtgcgcgagtgcgtgagtgtgtgtgcatgtgtgtgagagacatgtgtgtgtgtgtgtgtgtgtgtgtgtgtgtgtgtgtgtgtgtgtgtgtgtgtgtgtgtgtgtgtgtgtgtgtgtgtgtgtgtgtgtgtgtgtgtgtgtgactgtgtgtgtgcgtgcgcgcgcacgggtgtgtgtgtgtgtgtgtgtgtgtgtgtgtgtgtgtgtgcgtgtgtgtgtgtactgtcatgATTAATTAAGGCTGCTATCTAGATGGGCAATAATGGCGATAATGTGATGATGTGGCCTAATATACACTAATCTCATCTGGCCTCTCCTACATCACTCCTCTTGACAGCAACCGGCTGTGGCCTTTCACCTCCTCTGACTGACCTTGTGTGTTGAGgagtgggctctctctctctctctctctctctctctccctcaattttCAATCATTCACACTGCTTCGGTATTTGATCACCTTAACAATTTGTTAATACTTTTAAAAACAGATGTGTAGTCCTGTTACGAATGGTTACTGCAATTTGCATAGAATACAACTCAATCTAGTCCTTCCTGTCCTCATCTTGTAATTATGGCCTTGTGCTGCAAGGCAATACTTCATTGATAGTAGAGGTTTTATCTTCAAGaaacactgttctctctctctctctctctctctctctctctctctctctctctctctctctctctctctctctctctctctctctctctctctctctctctctctctctctcacacacacacacacacacacacacacacacacacacacacatacacacacacacacacacacacacacacacacacacacacacaggaaagcttGTTCGCGTATCAAATTGACTCATATAGACACAACTACCCAACATGCTTTCTTACTCATACCGTTCACagagcatatgcacacacaaatgataATCATCCTAACCACTGTTCACAAATACACTATATGTTATGTACATTAAATTCAAACATATGTTGGAATGaaatgtatgtgcacacacacacacacacacacacacacacacacacacacacacacacacacacacatacacacacacacacacacacacacacgcacacgcatgcacacagtcacacacacacacacacacacacacacacacacacacacacacacacacacacacacacacacacacacacacacacacaccacacacacacacacacacacacacacacacacacacacacacacacatacacacacacacacacacacacacacacacaggaaagcttGTTCGCGTATCAAATTGACTCATATAGACACAACTACCCAACATGCTTTCTTACTCATACCGTACACagatcatatgcacacacaaatgataATCATCCTAACCACTGTTCACAAATACACTATATGTTATTTACATTAAATTCAAACATATGTTGAAATGAgattcatgtgcacacacacacacatgcacacgcacacgcacacacacacacacacacacacacacacacacacatacacacacacacacacacacacacacacgcacacagatgcacacagtcacacacacacacacacacacacacacacacacacacacacacacacacacacacacacacacacacacacacacacacacacacacacacacacacacacacacacacacacacacgcacacacacacacactctctctctctctctcacacacacacacacgtcagcatactgtacgtatgtattaGCTTATACTGAAGCTATGTTAGCTTGGGGCgtacagcaatacagttactATGGGTCCATCATATAGTAATTTACAGGATGGATCATTGCTGTGATTTGGCAAGGGttgacatggcacacacacacataaacacacacacgcacgcatgcatgcacacacacacgcacactatgaagagatgcacgcacgcacgcacgcatgcaggcacccacgcacgcacgcacgcacgcacaaacaaacaaacacacaaacacattactcAGCCTTTTAGCAGATTTGCCCCTGGTGGTgactgtgtaattgtgtgtgtgtgtgtgtgtgtgtgtgtgtgtgtgtgtgtgtgtgtgtgtgtgtgtgtgtgtgtgtgtgtgtgtgtgtgtgtgtgtgtgtgtgtgtgtgtgtgtgtgtgtgtgtgtgtgtgtgtgtgtgtgtgtgtgtgtgcgtgtgtgtgtgtgtgcttgtgtgtgtgtgtgtgtgtgcttgtgtgtatgtgcatatgtgtgtgcatgtgggtgtgtatgcgtgtgcgtgtatgtgtctgttgccTCTGGTGGAGGTTGTGTATGGAAGTTGCAGTCTAATCATAAATGTGTCGCCTTTGGCTAATTCCTTACTCTGTACCTGTCCCTTGTGACAAagggacacacgtacacacacacacacacacacacacacacacacacacacacacacacacacacacacacacacacacacacacacacacacacacacacacacacacacacacacacacacacacacacacacacacacacacacttctgacttGATCTATTTGATGAGGGCTGCACACGGAGGTATGAACGTACATGTGCAAGTGTGCTaggacaccccccccacacacacacacacacacacatacacacacacacacacacacacagacacgcacacgcatgcacacagtcacacacacacacacacacacacacacacacacacacacacacacacacacacacacacacacacacacacacacacacacacacacacacacacacacacacacacacacacacacacacacacacacacacacacacacacacacgtcagcatactgtacgtatgtattaGCTTATACTGTAGCTATGTTAGCTTGGGGCgtacagcaatacagttactATGGGTCCATAATATAGTAATTTACAGGATGAATCATGACTGGATCATTGCTGTGATTTGGCAAGGGTTgacatggcacacacaaacataaacacacacacgcacgcatgcatgcacacacacacgcacaccatgcagagatgcacgcacacgcacgcacgcacgcacgcaggcacccacgcacgcacgcacgcacgcacaaacaaacacacaaacacattactcAGCCTTTAGCAGAATTGCCCCTGgtggtgtaattgtgtgtgtgtgtgtgtgtgtgtgtgtgtgtgtgtgtgtgtgtgtgtgtgtgtgtgtgtgtgtgtgtgtgtgtgtgtgtgtgtgtgtgtgtgtgtgtgtgtgtgtgtgtgtgtgtgtgtgtgtgtgtgtgtgtgtgtgtgtgtgggcgtgcatgtgtgtgtgtgcgtgtgtgtgtgtgtgtgtgtgcttgtgtgtatgtgcatatgtgtgtgcatgtgggtgtgtatgcgtgtgcgtgtatgtgtctgttgccTCTGGTGGAGGTTGTGTATGGAAGTTGCAGTCTAATCATAAATGTGTCGCCTTTGGCTAATTCCTTACTCTGTACCTGTCCCTTGTGACAaagggacacacatacacacacacacacacacacacacacacacacacacacacacacacacacacacacacacacacacacacacacacacacacacacacacacacacacacacacacacacacacacacacttctgacttGATCTATTTGATGAGGGCTGCACACGGAGGTATGAACGTACATGTGCAAGTGTGCTaggacaccccccccacacacacacacacacacacacactctctgtctcacacacacacacacacacacacacacacacacacacacacacacacacacacacacacacacacacacacacacacacacacacacacacacacacacacacacacacacacacacacacacactctctctctctctctctctcacatgtgaAGTGGCAGCTATGTTGTAATTACGAAGGTCGCTTTGGCCTCGCATGCACATCATTTGTaaaggaaggagaaagaagagatgtACTCAGTCAATCAGTCTCACACGGTTTATCCATATAGACCCCTGACTgacctacagagagagaaagagagagagagagagagagagagagagagagagagagagagacagcggtagcgacagagacagagagagaaagagaaagagaaagagaaaaagaaagagaaagagaaagagaaagagaaagaaagcgagaggcACACAGTAAGGGCATTTTCTGAAGTTTTGCGCATTTTACTGTGTTGACATTTTCTTTATGTCTACAGTGTTTCATTCTGTCTATATATTGTGTGAATATTTTGGACTCTTTTATTCTCATGTGCCGGTGGCACAGCTTGTCCTGTCCTAGGGGAACTGTCAagactgctacacacacacacgcacacacacacgcacgcacacacacacgcacgcacgcacgcacgcacgcacgcacgcacacacacacacacacacacacacacacacacacatggtatgtGGGAGCTTAACTCCCCATCAAGTCGTTGGCTTTGAACTTTGCTGAAATCTTGGCTGAGGTGCAAAGAAACCTTAGGGCTAAAGCTTTCAGGATATATTCCAGACAGATAGATCCTCTCATATGAGTATGAATAGCTTGATATACTGCGTTtgatatgtgtttgtgcgtgtgtgtgtgtgtgtgtgtgtgtgtgtgtgtgtgcgtgcgtgcgtgcgtgcgtgcgtgcgtgcgtgcgtgtgtgtgcatgcatgggtgtattCATTTAGCATCTATTTAAAATGTCTCATCATAGAATCCTCTTTTCTTCTTAAATGATTGTTTAACCTCTTAACCTGTCACGCCCACTTCCGGGCCCGTCGACAGTCCCAGATTTAAAAAAACCAAGTTGCAACAGGACGCATGTTGTTATATTCTATTATGACcaatttccagccaaactgaccaactacccgttattagtatagtttcaactcggtgcccatcaaatttgggcaactttgatgcagttgttagcaagaacaggctttagttgttagcaagaacctagcttagcatttcccagtcatttgaataggaagttgctaagtgttaaaaacgatctctgttgacacatttaaatgtatttttaccacacacaaacggtaaaaataaagtcaccaaccttcaaactgtgccaataagtcatccagtatgcttccatagtccaaaacgatgtttatttgcttgatcgatgtgacgctaagaatggtgccttgtgtacatccactttgctgcatcatcttctctgacatgttttcaccacatttcttcaagttgtcatctattgttacacatgaatcaaaagctgacgatgtcccctgtaatattccagagctattttttggCGTGGAGCAACGTGTACGGAGAGGCAGACGTCTGTTTCACCTAAGCACAGCATTCTTGTACGCGTCTCGTAGTGAACCTTTATTTTGGTAGTTGACAAGATAGGCTGAGAGGTCACAAACGCTCACCCAAACTTGAGTGACATCTAATCCAGCCAATAGTATGCTTTCTTCTGACAATGTAGGTTGGTCATTCATCCCGATTGGTGAATCCCTCACGTTTTTGACGGCATGCGTATCTGCCGCATGGTTTTGGTTGTCACAACAACATTGGAGTTGCCGCCTACTCTGCTTGCTTTACGCATCGTAGAGCAGCATTTCTCGTCAGCAATTTCGGGTTTGTACTCCCTaaaagtgtgtgttgcctgtgagtgtgagtcgtctgtgctttctgtgagtcgagtgttgtgaagacatcatggatggacgcggtaggaagcgctatactttggccgaaatccacgctcaactttttgatgacggcgggaatgagacagaggatgatgcggtgtccgaagctgacagcaccgactcagcgcttcaggcgtttgaggacggcatagatgtcgtcctcgatttgtaagtgatcattttgtcactgtatcgtgaaaggcataattgtgtcactgcataatgaaagtgataattctgctgctgaatgaaagtttagaactttattgtccccatgtggtaattgtgccagcagtacagacgctgcaaacgcaccagatataaacactgacaggaatattagacagcagtatagtgagaatacattttattacatttaattgattccatacatgaatacatacacaaatcatgcagtcagaaagaaaaatgcgttcactgtcagtgtttcccatgtcttttaccatttacagtattgaatggcaatgctgtttatcattactttgtaagtttattctaaagtgcttatgtctgcaactatatgattaactgtaatgtaatgataaatatactataacttgcattttgttggtgtagccaagctaaatggataatggcaacttattcagctgacatgcaattagcagtgaggcaaaaaaaaaaaaaaaaaaagcatgaactgtcacattcattgtcagtgcactcccatgtcctgcagcctgctttactacaatatgttatggcaattcatactgtcaatatatagccatgatttattcttcagtctgtctttgtttcactgcaggatacactgtaatgtagtggtaaatgaaatgtaattttttgaaaatgtaatgtaaatgaaaatgtaatttaaaaaaaaactgttacatctaaacaaaagtataattaatgttgtgtatcctcttgttcatacagtgaggagacatctgactcggatgatgggaacacatctgatgaccctttggaagggacttcaactgccccacacccagctgcctctccaactcctccagctgcctctccaactcctccagctgcctctccaactcctccagctgccagcagtgtgcgcatgagtggcaggcgccgtgatctccaccctgctccaactccatgccctcctccagttagtcgtggtaagcgcccctcaaaagcctctgctccaactccatgccctcctccaccaagccgtggtgctacgagtggtaaacgcacctcacaagcccctgcctcaacgccaagccgtcctgcgaagcgtgcatccctgggtccaccgccgcaggactccgacttctggcgtgatgcaacgagtgaagacgtggagcctccaccgttgccatttcgacccaggcgccctccaggaccacagctggaccctcaggtagactaccggccgcttgacctgttcttattgtttttcagcaaggacgtggttaggaccctgtgcaggcataccaatctccatgctgcaaaaagggctgcacaaggacgaaagaggaagtgggtcgacatagagccggaggagatgtaccgcttcatcggattggtcatctacaagggattgatgaagttgccagagatgcgggacggatggaggaaggaccgccttcacagttttcccttccctgcatccgtcatgccagggtacagatacgaggtaatcttctcaacccttcacatgagtgacccggctgttgatgcagcaaatgatcagctgaagggccagcctgggcacgatggcctctgccgcctcaggccgctgcatgatgacctcctgacggcgtgcagggcttacttccacccgctccagaacctctcagtggatgagaggatggtaggcaccaagtcccggatcgggatgaagatgtacagcaaggacaagccaacaaagtgggggttcaagctgtttgtcttggctgacagctcgaatggctatacgtcgtaggaggtggtaacagcacattgcttgtttcaattttgcaatcgttctggctaacggggctctggtatggactgttttataatatgtttatactcctcctcaaagactgaagcaggtttatgagggatgataggtcctactattggtttatttgaaataatggtacaaaaacccaattgtaatattgttgtgctttgatgcctattagtactgtggacattgttatgtaccatctatgtcattttaataatctgaaagtgaaagtgaaagcccttcaagtgttggattttacatgctgaaaacatgtgcaatgaggaactgtggtgttttactgtaatctgaaatctaaaaaaaaggtgattttcacatttttgttgtatataatgatctgaaatgtagatttaaaagctggagttggttggatgtcttgccccatgtgtctgcttcaatttaaactctcaattgtcaatgtggagcatgtaaaacaaaagctattacatcctaaactcatggtctaaacacctctccaaaataggacatatggatagcttatatgttttttggagacgcctattagtacctgtggaaatggctatgtaagtcctctgtaatttcacatatctacttcaaattctggatcccacttgctcacaacatggacatagaggaaatgtagtatttcactgtgcataccaaataaccatcaatgtacacactgaaaacaaacaaaaaaacaggcgattttcacattttcggatgtttttgtagTATGTAATGATCTGAATGatctggtttaatgaagttaaaaaaaagctggagttggctggatgtgttctcccaagtgtctgcttcaaaataaaccctcaatggtcaatgtggaccatgtaaaacaaaagctattgcatcctaaagtcatggtctgaaaacctctccaaaataggacatatggataacttatatatatttttggagacgcccattagtacctgtggtatttgctatgtaactcctctgtaactttacagatctacttcaaattctggattttacttgctgacaacatgtgcattgaggaaatgtactattttactctgcatctcaaataaccatccaggtacacactgaaaactaaacaaaaattaggcgattttcatattttcggatgtttttttttatatataatgatctgaaatgtagatttagtgatgttcataaaaagctggagttggctggatgtcttctcccaagtatctgcttcaaaataaaccctcaaagttcaatgtggataatgttattcaaaagctgtagcatcctaaagtcatggtctcaaaaacctctccaaaataggacataatggGCTCTGCGGTAAGAGGTTAACAAACGTGCAATTTCTGTAATAATGAAGCCTACGTAATTACATACTTGGAGAGCTATGTGGGTGTTTCCTCCAACCTCTCGTTAAGATAATAACAACTGGGAATATACAAATTTGTTTTTCTAATGTACATGGTTGTACACAAATTTTTACATACTTCCATTGCCTGTAGACctctgagaggcagagagaaaatgaggaTTCAGATgtattaataacaacaacaacaacaaataaagaaTAACAATAATACAATATCAATAAACAACAATAAATGATCTTCACACAACTGCATTCGATGTACATGTTGCTTGTTGAAGGTAGAATTTGCAACTGCACCTTCAGAGAGATGGGCTCAAGATTAGAAACAATGGTGAAAAAATGTTCAACTGCAtggttgtgtactgtatgttgttggtTGCTGGTTATATTTGCAGCCACAGcactgagaaagagagtgagctgTATGTCAATCAATCAAGTTGTTAATTTGGACATTTTGTTAATTGCAGGTTATACGTGCAGCTGCAGTGTTGAGAAAGACAAAGACGTGGCAAGGAGAGCAATAATTCTATTTATAATAATTCATTTTCCTGAAGTGCATGGTCATGCACTTGTTGTTCTATTCAAACTATATCGCAGCTGATGTGGTCTGAGAGCCAGAGAGGAGTTGAGGATGTTTTACTTGTTGATTGACGGAAGAGCGTTATAAAATAAGAAAGAAATTAAAAGACACTAATTAAATAAAAGACAATACTTTTCAATAAGTTTAATTTCACATTCATTTTGTTAGAAAAATAtctctgcagcagagagagagagagagagagagagagagagagagagagagagagagagagagagagagagagagagagagagagagagagaatcaaagagGAGTTGAGAACATAATATGGGTCCATTGACTAGGGAGAGTAttaaacaaagaaattacaagacCGTAATTAATTAATACTAATTAATTTAGTTTACTGTGGATTCAATTGgctggatagagagagacatagaggagcCGTGGATGTTGTGTGGATCCAATGACGGGGCCTGATATGAAATAAGAACGAAATTGAAAGACAATAATAACAAGTCATCCATGCATGTGTACGTTTTGCTTGTTGCAGATTATACTTGCAGTAGAGATAAGAGCGAGTGACGAGTGAGAGAGGAGTTGAAGATGTCGTACGGGTCGATTGATGGGGGAGCGTTCATGAGCCGGACCCCCTTTGGAGGCCCTCAGAGACAAGGATACCAGCCTGTAGGTGAGTAGCCTACCTAAACTTCActacgcaagaacacacacatgcacgcacgccacgcacacatacatacacacacacacacgcatggaagcacgcaagcacgcacgcacacacacaaaaacacacacacacacacacaaacacacacacacacacacacacacacacacacacacacacacacacacacacacacacacacacacacacacacacacacacacacacacacacacacacacacacacacatattcagccTGTTTGGAGAGAGACAAGGATACCAGCCTGTGGATGAGTAcctaccagagatgtggacttgtgacttggagtgacttgtgacttgagtcacaaatgagtCGACTTGAGACTCGACTTGCCAATATtaagaatgacttgtgacttgactcgacttctATGccattgactcgagacttgactcgacttgacagttttagcttgcaatgacttgcaatagcattccaagtctgaatatatattttttggaatttctgtgtgaaaaaaatgcatgaaaaaaataaaaataaatgatttacccttaaacagtatcagtaggcctactatttttgttaAGAACCTCTTACGAAAATGGTTGCTGTTGTAACCATGCTTTTTCTAATTACTCTGAACGTatcactatggcttatccatggttTTTTTGGTATCTGTGGA from Engraulis encrasicolus isolate BLACKSEA-1 chromosome 5, IST_EnEncr_1.0, whole genome shotgun sequence includes:
- the LOC134448376 gene encoding proline-rich protein 12-like, translating into MDGRGRKRYTLAEIHAQLFDDGGNETEDDAVSEADSTDSALQAFEDGIDVVLDFEETSDSDDGNTSDDPLEGTSTAPHPAASPTPPAASPTPPAASPTPPAASSVRMSGRRRDLHPAPTPCPPPVSRGKRPSKASAPTPCPPPPSRGATSGKRTSQAPASTPSRPAKRASLGPPPQDSDFWRDATSEDVEPPPLPFRPRRPPGPQLDPQVDYRPLDLFLLFFSKDVVRTLCRHTNLHAAKRAAQGRKRKWVDIEPEEMYRFIGLVIYKGLMKLPEMRDGWRKDRLHSFPFPASVMPGYRYEVIFSTLHMSDPAVDAANDQLKGQPGHDGLCRLRPLHDDLLTACRAYFHPLQNLSVDERMVGTKSRIGMKMYSKDKPTKWGFKLFVLADSSNGYTS